One segment of Sander vitreus isolate 19-12246 chromosome 20, sanVit1, whole genome shotgun sequence DNA contains the following:
- the mtfr1l gene encoding mitochondrial fission regulator 1-like isoform X1, which yields METDTEVIPIWQNKPHGSTRSVVRRIGSTLPLRPPQRACFQELPGLPRLRPMDGPMVPTLADIAWIVADEEETYARVRSDTRPLKHEWRPTPLLVLHRNSSVPNFRREGKRVEGLRKPGVTAMNRTTALQDELSRLRAQIAKIVASDSGSNPLTPDLLSPDDTSMSFSMAPFETAPYQPAATAAASFVISDVTEEEEEEEEEEQHQQQEEEEEDVVSVVSELVPDPLPPVSMTASATFDLDRPSMDFREAEEDTVSLSKSTSFADVMDILKDMNRMKMSKDRYNRGCTSLREEDSASLISEALRKKFVLKEEDTDAVKRK from the exons ATGGAAACAGACACA GAAGTTATTCCTATCTGGCAGAATAAGCCTCATGGATCCACCCGTAGTGTTGTGAGAAGAATAGGTTCCACTCTTCCACTCAGACCTCCACAAAGGGCATGTTTCCAG GAACTACCGGGCCTGCCCCGTCTTCGGCCTATGGATGGCCCTATGGTTCCTACCTTGGCAGACATAGCCTGGATTGTTGCAGATGAAGAAGAGACATATGCCAGAGTGCG GAGTGACACTCGTCCTCTGAAACACGAATGGCGGCCCACGCCTCTCCTGGTGCTCCACAGGAACTCATCTGTACCCAACTTCCGCCGTGAGGGCAAAAGGGTGGAAGGGCTAAGGAAGCCTGGGGTGACGGCGATGAACCGTACTACCGCCCTGCAGGATGAGCTCAGCAGACTCCGTGCACAGATAGCCAAGATTGTGGCAAGTGATTCTG gCTCAAACCCCCTGACACCTGACCTGCTCTCCCCTGACGACACAAGTATGAGCTTCTCCATGGCACCGTTCGAGACGGCGCCCTACCAGCCGGCTGCCACGGCTGCCGCTTCCTTTGTCATCAGTGATGTCacggaggaggaagaagaagaagaggaggaggagcagcatcagcagcaggaggaagaagaggaagatgtgGTCTCTGTGGTGTCGGAGCTTGTCCCTGACCCTCTGCCGCCTGTTTCCATGACGGCATCAGCGACCTTTGACCTGGACAGACCCAGCATGGACTTCCGCGAGGCAGAGGAAGATACGGTGTCGCTATCAAAGTCCACCAGCTTTGCTGATGTTATGGACATCCTGAAGGACATGAACCGCATGAAGATGAGCAAGGACAG GTACAACAGAGGCTGTACGTCCCTCAGAGAGGAGGACTCGGCCTCTCTGATTTCAGAAGCTCTGAGGAAAAAGTTTGTCTTGAAGGAAGAAGATACGGACGCTGTGAAACGGAAGTAG
- the mtfr1l gene encoding mitochondrial fission regulator 1-like isoform X2, producing METDTNKPHGSTRSVVRRIGSTLPLRPPQRACFQELPGLPRLRPMDGPMVPTLADIAWIVADEEETYARVRSDTRPLKHEWRPTPLLVLHRNSSVPNFRREGKRVEGLRKPGVTAMNRTTALQDELSRLRAQIAKIVASDSGSNPLTPDLLSPDDTSMSFSMAPFETAPYQPAATAAASFVISDVTEEEEEEEEEEQHQQQEEEEEDVVSVVSELVPDPLPPVSMTASATFDLDRPSMDFREAEEDTVSLSKSTSFADVMDILKDMNRMKMSKDRYNRGCTSLREEDSASLISEALRKKFVLKEEDTDAVKRK from the exons ATGGAAACAGACACA AATAAGCCTCATGGATCCACCCGTAGTGTTGTGAGAAGAATAGGTTCCACTCTTCCACTCAGACCTCCACAAAGGGCATGTTTCCAG GAACTACCGGGCCTGCCCCGTCTTCGGCCTATGGATGGCCCTATGGTTCCTACCTTGGCAGACATAGCCTGGATTGTTGCAGATGAAGAAGAGACATATGCCAGAGTGCG GAGTGACACTCGTCCTCTGAAACACGAATGGCGGCCCACGCCTCTCCTGGTGCTCCACAGGAACTCATCTGTACCCAACTTCCGCCGTGAGGGCAAAAGGGTGGAAGGGCTAAGGAAGCCTGGGGTGACGGCGATGAACCGTACTACCGCCCTGCAGGATGAGCTCAGCAGACTCCGTGCACAGATAGCCAAGATTGTGGCAAGTGATTCTG gCTCAAACCCCCTGACACCTGACCTGCTCTCCCCTGACGACACAAGTATGAGCTTCTCCATGGCACCGTTCGAGACGGCGCCCTACCAGCCGGCTGCCACGGCTGCCGCTTCCTTTGTCATCAGTGATGTCacggaggaggaagaagaagaagaggaggaggagcagcatcagcagcaggaggaagaagaggaagatgtgGTCTCTGTGGTGTCGGAGCTTGTCCCTGACCCTCTGCCGCCTGTTTCCATGACGGCATCAGCGACCTTTGACCTGGACAGACCCAGCATGGACTTCCGCGAGGCAGAGGAAGATACGGTGTCGCTATCAAAGTCCACCAGCTTTGCTGATGTTATGGACATCCTGAAGGACATGAACCGCATGAAGATGAGCAAGGACAG GTACAACAGAGGCTGTACGTCCCTCAGAGAGGAGGACTCGGCCTCTCTGATTTCAGAAGCTCTGAGGAAAAAGTTTGTCTTGAAGGAAGAAGATACGGACGCTGTGAAACGGAAGTAG